TCTTTACCAAACTCCGGATCGGTTTGCTTGCGTCTGGCAATGTATTTCTCTACATCACTCATCATTTTGCTTCCTGCTTAAATAATCTCTTTTTCGTTGTTCTGCTAACTCAATCTCTTGGGCTACCGTGGTGTACACATCTCACTCAAAACCTCACCCTCGCTTGAATCGGCGCTAAAATCTTTCCCTCTCCTTACTAAGGAGAGGGATGCCCGATAGGGCAGGGTGAGGTTCAACTCTCGCTTCGTTGCCAGAAAGTCGCAACCCCAAAATCCAGAAAAAACCAACGTATCTTAACCAGGAGATCAAATATACTGCTTGAGTTGTGTCCCAGCAAATCCGCACATAGTCTTATATTGTCCATAAACAACCTATGACTTCTGTTAGAAGAATAATTACGTTTTTACAGCTAGTCTTGACTTATATTCAGGACGGCTCATTCGCTTGAAGATAGGTTGATTTTGACTCCTTTTCCGGAGCCAACCTGTGATTGAGGCGAGTTTGCTCCGGTTCTGAAACTGTAAAAAGTGTTGAAAATTAACGAATGGAGTCTTGTAATGATAAATTTGATTTCTAAGGCATTTGCTCAGATCAATTCTCTATTTAACCAACTTCAGGTAAAACGTTTTTTCGCTGTGGTTCTAGCTGGGTTGCTAGTGCTGACAACAAATGTTACTAATGAGAGTAGTGACAAAAATTTAACCAACAGAGTTAACCAAGCCCTAGAGCGGAACTCTTCCGACAGACCGCAAACAGTAGGAGAATGGTTTAAAGAAGCTCGGGAAACCGAAGGTGCTCCTGCTGAACGTGCCAAAAGAATTGCAGGACAATCAGCTGAAGCTGTAAAAGACTTGGGTAAGGTGTACCCAGATACTGCTGAAAGGACTGCTGATAGTGTAAAGGACTAGTATAAAGGACAAAGCAAACTAGGCAGATAAACGGGTAAACTCAAATCTTGCACTTTACCGGTGAGTACGCCTTGAACTAAAGTTCAAGGCTAATAGATCAAGTCCGTTAAAACGGACTCAAAGGCTTACCCAGTCCGTTTTAACGAACTTTGATTTTGAGCCAAGAAATTGATTTTTTGGCGGACTAAAAAGCAGATGCAAGATCTGAGTAAACAGAGATTTTAGAAGACAAGTGACAGGGTACAGGGGAACTGTAACCTGTCACTTATTGCTTTTTTACAGTTATCAGTTATCAGGTAGGAAACGGACTCGTCCACCCCTTGTTCACTGTTCACTGTTCACTGTTTTAAGCCGGATAGATCCGCAAACGCCGATTTGGTTCTTCCCCAAAGCTATTAGATTTCAGCCGATAGTGTTCTACCAATTCGTGCTGCATTTTCCGCACTTGAGGAGAACGGGGCAATAATTCGACTGGCTGTCCTTTGGGAATCACGATTTGCTCTACAGCAAGTCTTGCTTCTTCCAGCGCGTCCATTTCATCATCACTGGCGCTGTGGAGAAACAGTTGCATTTCGCGATCGTCGTTAACTTCCGGATCGTCCATATTCAGCAACCGCCGCAAGCCTCGGGTAATCTGCGGTAGAGTGCTGGACTTGATCATATGAATTGGTATTTGACGTGCTCTAGCCATTTGCCGTAATTTGGCGTGGTTTTTGACGTGCGATCGCAACGCCAATATAGCATCAGCACTATCAAGATCTTTTGTCAATGTTACTGGTAAAGAAAGAACCCCAACTACCTGTTCCAATTGGCTCCGGCTAACGCCATAGGGATATACGTGCAGTGGCAAATCTTCGCCGTTAGGTCCTGCATGTCTAGTAGTGGTGGAGTCGAAATCAAAGCCATCAAAACCATTAAAGGATTCATCGAGTAAGCGGTCAAACTCACTAACTCCAGAACTCTTTTGGCTTTGTTGACCAGACAATGTCGGTAGGGGTATCATTTGCCCAGTAGCACGCCAGCCGTTTGTTTGTCGTGCTGGTGCTGGGAAAGATTCTTCTCCACCGAGTGTTTGTCCACGACCGTTGATTGCGGTAAGCTGACGAGTGACGTTCACATTGCCATTGTCATCCACAGTTCTAACTTGCGGACTAGGCTGACGCCCCCGTAGGAGAGTATCAACTGTGTCAGCGACGCTGTCGTGAACTACCCAGCGTTGCCGTTCTAACATTTCCACCGCAATCTCGAAAGTGGGAGGTGCTTTGCGTTCTAAAACTGTCTTTTGAGTTCCTCGCCGTCTGGCTTCATCGTCTCCCAGTGTCACAGCCTGGATACCACCAACCAAGTCAGCAAGCGTCGGATTTTTGATCAGGTTTTCAATCTGATTACCGTGAGCAGTTCCTACCAACTGGACACCTCGTTCGGCAATAGTACGAGCTGCTAAGGCTTCCAGTTCTGTACCAATTTCATCAATAACGATGACTTCTGGCATATGGTTTTCCACAGCTTCAATCATCACTTGATGCTGTTGTTCTGGATGAGCCACTTGCATCCGCCGTGAGCGACCGATCGCGGGGTGGGCAACGTCACCATCTCCGGCGATTTCGTTAGAAGTGTCAATTATGACTACTCGCTTGTGGAAATCATCCGCTAAAACACGGGCAATCTCCCGTAGTGCAGTGGTTTTACCCACACCAGGGCGTCCTAGCATGAGAATTGATTTTCCAGTTTCTACCAAATCGCGGATCATGCCAATTGTGCCGAATATTGCCCGACCAACACGACAGGTTAAGCCGATAATCTTACCACTGCGGTTGCGGATGGCACTAATTCTGTGCAGGGTTTGCTCAATTCCTGCCCGATTATCCGCGCCAAAGGTTCCCACTCTCTTGATGCAATCATCTATCTGTTCTTGCGTAACCGGTGTTTCGCCCAGATACTCTGCTTGATTGGGAAAGCGAGCTTCAGGACGACGACCCAAATCCAAGACCACTTCTACTAGGCTATCTCGTTGAGGATGCTTTTCTAGTATCTGCTGCAAATCTTGGGGTAAAATGTCCAACAATTTTTGAAGATCGTCTTTAATCGTCATGCTTTTTATGGTGACGTTTTTTAGAGATACTTGGACACTTGTAGTACGAGGAGGATCACCCCGCCACCAGAAAGTGTCCGCAACGCGCGAATCGGGAACAGTGTTCCCTACTGCTGTGACTTGAGCTGGGAAACGAGAGAATGTGCAAGCGAAACCGCTTGAGCGAGCAATTCTGGTTCTTCTTCTAAGCGGACAGTTGTTTGAACATAAGCATTTTTCACCTCCCTTGCTTCTAATTGCTCAAGAATTGGTGACAGTAGTACCCGGGCGTAACTACCGTAAGCGATACCAGCAATGGAAGAGGAGGAAGAGGACGAAGAGGAATAAGCTTCCCCCGCTCTCTTCAGAAGATCCATTGCCTTCAACTTGGCAACAGTGTAGCTGTTGGTTCCACCAGCTAATTGCACATATCCCGGTAATTTAGCTGCCAAGACTTTTTGCCCTAACTTGACGGCGGCCTGAGTGGTACCATCACCAATATCCCCACTCATCGGACGACCGTCAGTCTGCCAAATTAAAGCACACGGTATGGGGGCAATTACGTTATAAAGGGCGTGAAGATAGTCAATCAGACCGTCTCCATCTGGACAACTGATGGCGACTAACTTCAAACGCTCAACCCAAGGTAAAATCGCTTGCCACAATCTTGTAAATTCTGTCAAACGCCCAACATTTGTATGAATTTCTACGGCATCTACTCCTGATGACAGGATCAATGGTGCGATCGCTCCTGGCGTTGATACATATGACCTTGTATAAATTATATCGTATGGACAAATGGGTATGCAACGACCACACCCGTAGCATTTTTGTGATATAATCCCTGATGATTCGTTTTTTATACTATTAAAAACAATTGCTTGGGCTGGACAAATCCTTTCACATGGTCTATCACATTCCTTGGGGCATTCTGTAGAATTAAACTCAGCTTTGCGGAAATGTGGATCTTCCCCGTCGTTGAGACTAACCATCAACAGGGGAGACCTTCCAGGCAAGCCAAATCCTTGCTGCCCAGCAACCTCTGATAAGGCAGAGGCAGCTTGCAGCCCTTCTTTGGCTGCGGCAATAACAGCTGGATCAGCGGCAACATCTATGCAGTCAGCGCCAGCCAAAGTGTAGGCTAGTGTTAAACTTCTAACCGCAGGCAGATGTTGGTAGCTGGCCCCGCAGATGAGCTTGAACCAGTGACCTTGTTTGAGGGATCGTAAAGGGTCTAGCAGATGAGTCACATCTCTATTATGCTATGGGACGGAAAAATGTAAGAGGTGGCTCACAAAAGTTTTGATGATTATTTTTTTCTATTTCAAATGAGAAAACTTTTGTTTTCAAGTCTTGCGTGAGATTTTGTTGAGAATCTGTATTTTGGGAGTTTGATGACCGAAGAAAGAACTCAGAACACAGAACTCAGTACTCAGAATCAGTAAAAAGGATACAAGCCCACGCCAGATGCTAACTCCTGCCCAGACGCTGCTTTGTAAGTCCCAAAGGGACACGCTTACGCGTATCTCCTGCCCAGACGCTGCGCGTTCGCTCGATTCGTGCGCTTGCGCTTACAAGTCGGGAAACCCCTTTGGGTGTGCGCAGAGCGCACGCCTTACGGCGAACGCCCTAGTGGGAACGGCCACGCCTTACGGTGAGTCCAGCGCTGCGGGAGGGTCTCCCTCCGCAGGCGACTGGCGAACCCGGAGGGCTATCGGGAACGCCCGTCGCCTGACGCCACATTCTACCCTGCCCGAAGGCGTTCCGCCTACAACGGGGCGGCAGCTTTTCGGGGGAAGCTTCCCCCGAAAACGTGCCTTGGGAACCCCCGCAAGGCGCTGCTCTGGGCACAGAAGTGGCAGATGAGGGAAACCCTCCCGCAGCACTGGTTTCACCGCCCACAGCACTGGCTCCTGTGTTTAAACATAAAGATATATTTCGAGATACATAGTACTGAAGTTGAGGCATCCTTGTTCAAATCCACGCTTATTTATCGGGAGGCAACGCGGTCTTGGAGGTTTCCTCCTTAGAACGCTTGCCGTGATGTATTCTGAGTTCCTACTCTGTGGTCTTCTTAAGATATTGCTTGTGTTGTGAAAGGCTGAGCAGTTGAACAGGCTGATTGTATTTATAGTCACTCAATAGTTAATTATGTATTTGGATGCTTGACTGGGATTTCGATGATAAACTCTGCTCCTTCTCCTGGTAAGGAGTTGCAACTAATTTGCCCTTGATGTTTTTGTACCACAATCTGATGGCTGATTGCTAATCCCAGTCCACTGCCTTTACCAACAGGCTTTGTCGTAAAAAATGGGTCAAAGGTTCTTGATCGGACTGACTCATCCATACCAAATCCATTGTCAGTGATACTAATTTTGACTGTATTATCATCTGCCAACTCTGTACGAATACGAATCACAGGAGGACAAATTGTGGAGCTAACGTCATGAGTTGGTGAGTTGGTAAAGTGTAATGGTCTTATTTTTTGGCCATCTTCCCATTGGCAGATGTCTTGATCACAAAGCTTGTGCTCATCTTCCCCTATTCGGTGAAATTTTGGATGGCTTGCGCTACTAAGACTTGTGTTCATCTGTCCACCAGAACAAGACGACATCTTCCACTTACTATGCGCCTGTGTTGACTCCAAGGCATCGATCGCATTATTCAAGATATGCAGAAACACTTGGTTCAGTTCGCTAGCATAACAAGTGACAGGCGGCAAATTGTCGTCATACTCTTTTACGACAACAATGGGACAACGATATGTTGTTTCCTTGAGTCGATGCTGCAACATCACCAAAGTACTGTCTATACCTTCATGAATGTTTACCGACTTCATCTGGGCTTCGTCAACCCGAGAAAATTTTTGTAGCGCTAGTACAATGTGCCGAATGCGATCGGCACCTCTGTTCATAGCACCTAATAAGTTTTTCAGGTCACACATCAAAAAATTTAGGTCTATCTCCTGAACAATCTGCTCAATCTTTGGTGTCGAATGTGGATATTCTTGCTGATAGAGTGAAATCACACCGACCAGTTCTTGCATATATTGCCCAACATATTCAAGATTGCCATAAATAAAACTGATTGGATTATTCACCTCATGGGCAATTCCGGCAACCAATTGCCCCAATGCGACCATCTTCTCATTTTGAATTTGTTTAACTTGAGCAGCTTTTAAATCGTCAAGAGCATTTTGCAACAAAAGATTTTTTTCTTGAAGTTTAATTTCTAATAGACGCAAGTTAATCTGATTTTCAATTCGTAAGATAACTTCCGCCACAGAAAAAGGTTTAGTTATATAGTCTACACCTCCCACATCAAAGGCTTTTACTTTATCTAACACATCATCTAGAGCACTAATAAAAATCACTGGGACTTCACAAGTTCTTTCGTCATCCTTAAGTTGCTGACAAAGCTCATACCCATTTACTCCTGGCATGTTAATATCTAGCAAAATGACATCAGGCAAAACCATTTGACACGCCATCAGTCCCATTTTGCCATTTAAGGCTTTACGAACTTCATAACCTTGTGCAGTCAGCATTGCTGACAACAGACGTAGGTTGTCTGGTGTATCATCAACGACTAGAATATTGCCTTTATATTCTTGACCTTGATTTCTATGCATTTCAAAAAAACTGATATGGCAATTTGAGAAATATTTGGCACGCAAGACAAATTTCAGCTTAGTGTGGCTGAAATCTGTCTGTTACCATCATGCATCAAATTTACCACCAAGAGTGGTCCAAGTTAGTTTACCCAGCTCTCCATCTACAGTTAAACCGGCTGCTTTCTGAAATGCTTTGACAGCAGCTTCCGTTTGAGGACCAAAATTTCCATCTGCGCTTCCTGCGTTGTACCCTCTTGCATTCAGCACTTTTTGCACAGCCTTGACATCATCTCCTATCCTTCCTTGACGAAGATTACGTCTAAGTACTGGTAATACAAAGCCAGAATATGTCAAATTCCAAGCTTCACCACGTTCACCTTCCTTGGGAATACGCCAAATTGATGAGCCAGGATAGTTATTCAGGTAATCTTGAAGTTCAGCGGCTGTTGCAGGTTTTGCTGTATCACTTTCCGAATCCCAAACGGGTAAGATTGGTTTTTTCAAACCCAAATTTTTGTAAGCATCTAGACAATCTTTAACTTCTTCTGGAGTCGTGGGTTTGAAAGTGAACTTCTCAAAATAGATTTGTAGGAACGCTAAGTCGCAATACTTATCCAAAATCTGCCAAGGAACATTAGGGTGGAGTCGAGGATTTCCAAAAGTTGTATATCCTAAAGTTCCTTCCTTGACGATCATACGCACAGCAGAAAGAAGCTTGTCTAGATTTGTATGTGTGCTTGGATCTTCTACTTCTTTTTCTACATCAACAATATAGCCATCCAGTCCACAGTTAAGAGCTTGCCTAACTTTTACAATTTGTCTAGTAATATCAGCAGTACCATAGTGATATCCCCATCCATACACTTCGATCTCACGAGACTTAAATTCCTGAATAATTTCTGGAGAACACTGCCAATTCCAAAAAGTTGGTTTACCTTGATATTTTCCATCAAAAACCTTAAGATAAACACGCTGTACTTTTCGTTCAACAAGCTTGTCCAGATAATCAGCACGAATCTCTGAAAGCTTCCAAATCCAAATTCCGTTGGGATCTTGTGCCATATTCTTTAGTTCTTTATTTCGTAAAAATGACAGGCAAGTAAAGTATACCCATAGATTTTATAGATTGTTTCCTAGAGTATCGTCTACAACCTTTGCCTGTAACTGCTTCAATAATTTATCTATTAATTCCAGAAGATTTCAAAAATTTGTTGTGCAATTGCGTCATTATATGGCATATTGCTTTTTCTGCTTCAGTTTTGGTGATAATGAGCCATGAGAACTATCTGGGTAAATGAACAACTTGATCCATCTGGAATGATTTATGCCTGTATTGCTTGCTGTAACGAGTCCCAAGCCAAAGACTGTCATGAGTCATTTAAGCAAAATTTAACTGAGGAGCAAAAGGCATGGGGGTGGGTGGCGCGGTTGCGAACAGTTAATTCTTGGGATGACGTTCCGGTGAATGCTTTAAAGTTGGATTGAAGCCGCAAGTCAGAATTCTCAATTCCGACGATTGCAAATCATCCACATAAAACCGATAAATGAGCGCACGGAAATTACGACGCTCTTGCAGCACGCCCTTGGGGTTCGCCCATTCCCCAGGTTTCCCCCCAGAGCGTGGAAACCTAGTGCTCTGACAACCCAAAATTGCCAGGTTAAGGCAAGCACGGGGAGAGTAAGATTTTTTCACCTCATCAACCCGTCAAAGTTAGTGTGTTGCACTACTAATCGAGGACTGCCTCACTTTTGACTAAGAATATTTGTAGTAGTAGGTTGAGAAGAACCAAGTCAAACCCAACAAAGCGTCCCAAATGTCGGGTTTCGTTCACTGGATCCAACCTACACATTTTTGTTTTTTGGGCAAAACCCGAGCAGTGTTGAGTCGAGAACTGGCTTACTTTTGACGTGAGTTCGATGCGCAAGAGTGTCTCACAATTCAAATAGGACTGCTATAGCAAAGTGAAAATAAAAAACTTATCATAAAAGGTAAAAGAAAGATTAAAGATTTATTAAAGATAAGTATAATACTAGAAACAGCTTGAAAGTATCTCTTCTAGTAGGGAAAATTGATATTTATTTTGACTATTTAAGAGTTATCATCAAAAAAAAAGATCGATGTCAAAAACTTGTAAAAACCAAATAAAGTTGAGTGCAATATCCGACAGTTTACACTTCTGCTGGAGGCTGTCCCATTAATTTGGTTGGCAAAAGGGGACAAGCAGTTCAAATTTCAATTCATGTTCCTAGTCTGTATATCTGTGCCAACCGCGAGCAGATATTACCAGATTGGAAAAAACAGCTTTTCTTGTGGGTGGTGATTGTTTTACAGCAATCAAGATATGAACTTGTAGAAAGTACACCGAAAATTGAGACAGAAAAACAAAGGTTACGGGAAAAGTTTATGAGATTTGGCTGTGATGTGGCATTTAATCTGCGCGATCGCCATTATTTAACAGACCTAATCGACCCCCGCACTGGCTATCCTTTGCTTTCCCGTCCAGGGAAAATTCTGCACGATGATACCGCAGCTGTAAAAGCTTTACTGCATTATCCGGTTATTCAGAACAAATGCCGTTTATTAGTCCACCCGAAGTGGGGAATGGCAGTTTATCCTGGAATTTTGATATCACAAGCTCCCCCAATGATCATAGAGTGGGTTATCAAGAGCATAGCCCCCCTGCATGACTGGAAGATAAAAGATGAAAGATGAAAAATTTATACTTTCTATTCAGCTTGTTTGTACTCTTGATACCATTGCACAAAGCAATTTATACCTTGTTCGAGGGGTGTACTGGGCTTAAATCCAACATCACGCATCAGGTCATCTACATCGGCATAAGTTGCAGGAACATCTCCCGGTTGCATCGGTAATAAGTTTTTCACGGCTTTCTTGCCAAGCGCCTTTTCTATCACTTCAATGAACGTCATCAATTCCACAGGGTTATTGTTACCAATGTTATAAAGCCTGTAAGGAGCATGACTGTTTGCTACGTTGGCTATCTTGGGTTGAGGTGGTTTAAGCATCACCCGAAAGACGCCCTCGACAACATCGTCAATGTATGTAAAATCTCGCTGCATTTTACCAAAATTGTAGACATCAATGGGCTTGCCTTGTTGTATCGCTTTTACGAATTTAAAATATGCCATGTCGGGTCTTCCCCAGGGACCATAAACTGTAAAAAAGCGTAGCCCAGTTGTTGGAATGTGATAAAGATGACTATAAGTATGGGCAATCAGTTCATTTGCTTTTTTAGTTGCAGCATACAGTGAAATAGGATGGTCAACATTATCATTGACAGCGAAGGGAACTTTGGTGTTAATGCCGTAAACAGAACTTGAAGAGGCAAATACTAAGTGCTTGATTTGACTTTGGCGGCATCCTTCCAAAAGGTTAACAAAGCCTGTAACATTGCTATCTATATAAACCCAAGGATTTTGTAAAGAGTAGCGTACGCCTGCTTGGGCTGCAAGATTGACGACATAATCAAAAGTGTAGTTTTGAAAGAGTTTCGCAACCTCAAGGCGATCGCTTAACTCCAAAAACTCAAACGTAAACCCCGGCTGCGAGTCAAGCTGCGCCAAACGAGCTTTTTTTAGGTTGACATCATAATAGTCATTTAAGTTGTCAATGCCTATCACCTCGACACCTTCTTTCACAAGACGTTGTGCTAAGTGATAGCCAATGAATCCAGCAACACCAGTAACCAGTACCCTCATCATCAATATCCCTCAAAAGTCTATAACAGCCATCATAGTCATTGCTTGAACTACAGCCATCGCTGTAGCCAGGAATTTTATTGGGGGGATTTTCACTAGCAGGCTGACGTAGTTTTTAGTCTGAGTGTGCTATTCGCCAAAGCAGAAAAATCATATGAAAAAATTAATTGTGTGAAGGTGATGACTATAGCGCTTGATGGTGTTGGGTGGAATACATCGTGTAGCTTCAGTTATAGGCGATACACACAAGCTAAAGCCTATGCGCAAACCACACGCTGCGCGAACGACTGACTTGTGCTGAGTCGGTCGTTGTAGCGCGAACGCCCAAGTCCTCCAGCTTATCGCCGTTCGCGTGGTTGCGTTATTGAGAATTGTGCAAGATTTCAGTTTAATCAACTTCAATCAAATTGATGTCAAATTTAAACTTATAATAATTTCAGAAAAAAATTGAAGAAATTTTTTCTCTTATACTCATGAAAAATGGCAATGTCGTAGTTTACCGTTACCATAAAAAATAGCAATGTGCAACAACTGAAAGTAATATCTGAGACTTGTTTGCTTAACCAAGCCTGATAATTTTCACTAAAAAATCTATAAGGGTTCTGGCTCGAATGAAAGACAAATTCATTTACTACAGCCTGCGTATTCTCTGACAAGTTACTCAGAGAGTATTTATATCTGTGGTTGTTTAACTCTTTGATGTACTGGATTCAATTGAAAACCCTTATAGTGATTTTAAGTGCATAAACAGGATACGAAAAAAACGCTCCTTAGACATATACCCGAGGAATAATTTATATGCGGATTCCAGCAGCAACTTATCGAATTCAATTCAATTCAGAATTTGGTTTTGATGCCGCAAAAGCAATTACAAACTATCTGGTAGAGTTGGGAATTTCTGACCTCTACGCTTCTCCCATTTTCAAAGCCAGACCTGGAAGTAGTCATGGATATGACGTTGTTGATCCCACTCAGTTAAATCCAGAATTAGGAACTCAAGAAGCTTTTGAAAGCTTAGTCCAAGAATTACAACAGCATAAGCTCGGTTGGTTACAGGATATTGTCCCTAATCACATGGGTTATGATAGCCAAAATAAATATTTGATGGATGTGTTGGAATACGGTATACATTCCAGCTATGTTGATTACTTTGATATTCCTTGGAATGCTCCTTTTGGTATAAACTACGAACCGATACTGGCTCCATTACTGGGCAACTTTTACGGAGAGTGTTTAGAAAATGGCGACATTCAACTTAAGTATGACGAGACAGGACTAAACGTTAACTATTTTAGTTTAAAGATTCCTCTTAAATTAGAATCATACGCCAATTTGTTGAGTGAGAATTTAGATAAATTGGCTCAAGCTTTAGGAAGGGAGCACCCGATATTTGTGAGGTTGCTTGGTGTCTTGTATATAGTAAAAAGTCTTCCTTCAGAGACAGTAGCACAGCAAAGACAAGACCAAGCAGCTTTTGTCAAAGGACTCCTTTGGGAATTGTATACAGAAAATCCGGAAGTGAAAACGTTTATTGATGAAAATCTGCAACTTTTTAACGGTGAACCAGGAAAGGCAGAAAGCTTTGATCTTTTAGAAAGTTTACTTTCAGAACAGTTTTTCCGCCTCTGTTACTGGAAAGTTGGGGCGGAAGAAATGAATTATAGAAGATTTTTCGCTGTGAATGAGTTGATATCAGTCAGAGTGGAAAATTTAAAGGTTTTTGAAAAGACTCATAATTTGATTAATAAGCTAGTCAGTGAAGGTAAGTTTACAGGCTTGCGAATTGACCACATTGATGGTTTATACGATCCAAAACAGTATTTAGACAGGTTGAGAGAAAAGACGGGAGATACATATATTACTGTTGAAAAGATTTTACAGCCTGGAGAAGACTTACCAAATGACTGGTCAGTTCAAGGTACATCTGGCTATGATTATCTGAATTACATCAACGGAATTTTTTGTAAAACTGAAAACGAAGATAAGTTTACTGAAATATACTCAGGTTTTACAGGGCTAACAACATCTTTTGAGGAAATGGTTCCCGACAAAAAGCACCTCATTCTAGAGAGAACGTTAGCCGGGGATATTGATAATATCACTTCTCTTTTAAAGAAAATTGCGAGTAAGCATCGGTATGGAAATGACTTTACAATCAATGGTTTAAAGCGAGCACTTGCAGAAGTCCTTAGTCGCTTTCCTGTTTACCGGACTTACGTTACTAAAGAGGGTATCTCTGA
This portion of the Brasilonema sennae CENA114 genome encodes:
- the treY gene encoding malto-oligosyltrehalose synthase — its product is MRIPAATYRIQFNSEFGFDAAKAITNYLVELGISDLYASPIFKARPGSSHGYDVVDPTQLNPELGTQEAFESLVQELQQHKLGWLQDIVPNHMGYDSQNKYLMDVLEYGIHSSYVDYFDIPWNAPFGINYEPILAPLLGNFYGECLENGDIQLKYDETGLNVNYFSLKIPLKLESYANLLSENLDKLAQALGREHPIFVRLLGVLYIVKSLPSETVAQQRQDQAAFVKGLLWELYTENPEVKTFIDENLQLFNGEPGKAESFDLLESLLSEQFFRLCYWKVGAEEMNYRRFFAVNELISVRVENLKVFEKTHNLINKLVSEGKFTGLRIDHIDGLYDPKQYLDRLREKTGDTYITVEKILQPGEDLPNDWSVQGTSGYDYLNYINGIFCKTENEDKFTEIYSGFTGLTTSFEEMVPDKKHLILERTLAGDIDNITSLLKKIASKHRYGNDFTINGLKRALAEVLSRFPVYRTYVTKEGISEIDRAYVHEVIEATKPHTPFLNHELNLIEKLLLLEYDDDTTQTEKDQWLYFVMRVQQYTGPLMAKGVEDTAFYVYNRFISLNEVGGEPSHFGISTSEFHEFNQKRHKQWSGAMSTTSTHDTKRCEDSRARLNVLSEIPEEWEKQVRKWSEINSSHRKTVDQLTMPDRNDEYVLYQALVGVFPFNEEEFPSCIERVKDYVIKAIREAKVHTEWLRENSVYENAFTDFVTAIFEPLKDNPFLKEFLPFQRWVAENGIYNTLSQTLLKITSPGVPDFYQGTELWDFSLVDPDNRRRVNFKTRESYLKAIKEHALTDILKLIDELLANKEDAKIKLFLVVQGLKARTEYLQVFQQGDYLPLEVSGKFKENIIAFARNDGNKTIITIAPRFFTSLIQPGEYPLGQDIWNDTTLKLPTQVTSWKDAISEQTVEANGTLLIGEALKHFPVGLLVSQG